Part of the Deltaproteobacteria bacterium genome is shown below.
GCTCTGTAGAGTGCCGCCCGACGGCTCCCCAGCTCTGTAGAGTGCCGCCCGACGGGCTCCCCAGCTCTGTAGAGTGCCGCCCGACGGCTCCCCAGCTCCGTAGAGTGCCGCCCGAGGGCTCCCCAGCTCTGTAGAGTGCCGCCCGACGGCTCCCGAGCTCTTCAACCTGGAGCTGCCGATCATCGGGACGTCTACGGCCGCTGCGGCGCCGGGTCAGGCATCGGCCCTATGTGCGAGCCCTCTTCGAACGCCGTCTCCACGGAGCGCACCGTGTAGCCGGCGAACGCCAGGAACACCACGCCCACCAGCGCAAACAGCATCGCCTCGTTCCACCTCGAGGACGAAGCGATCAGCTCTCGTCGCCGATCCATCTGGCCGAGCTGCGAATCGACGTACTGGCCCGACAAGGTGTCGACGAACGAGCTTTGCGACGTCACGCTGCGCTTCTGTTCGTCCTCGGCCAGGACGGCCAGTCCCTGAGAGCGCACGTGGCAATAGCCGCCCAGCGCCCCGGAACCCAGGGCGCCAACGAACAGGACGATGTGCCACTTGCCCCGCATGAGAACGCCTCGCAGGACTCCAGGACCCGGCGATGGTAATTCTCGCTCCCGGCCACGGCAAGGTTGTGGCCCTCCGCCGACAACACCTGGACATGGCCAAGCCCTACGAACCCAAGGATCGCTTCTACTTGAAGGCCAAGGCCCAGGGATTGCGGGCGAGGTCGGCGTTCAAAATTGAAGAGCTCGCCGATCGAATGGGCGTGGTGAAACCAGGAATCGCCGTGCTCGACCTGGGCGCGGCGCCGGGCGGCTGGCTCCAGGTGCTGGCCAAGCTCGTGGGGCCGAGCGGGCTGGTCATCGGCGTGGATCTGGTCGAGATCAAGTCGCTCTCGCTGGCGCACGCCAAGACGCTCGTCGCCGACGTCACGGCCCCCGACTTCCCCCAGAAGCTCGCGGCCATCACCCCGCGGAAGCTAGACCTCGTCACCAGCGACATGGCGCCCAAGACCACCGGCATCCGCGCCACCGACGAAG
Proteins encoded:
- a CDS encoding RlmE family RNA methyltransferase codes for the protein MAKPYEPKDRFYLKAKAQGLRARSAFKIEELADRMGVVKPGIAVLDLGAAPGGWLQVLAKLVGPSGLVIGVDLVEIKSLSLAHAKTLVADVTAPDFPQKLAAITPRKLDLVTSDMAPKTTGIRATDEARSLELCEIALRCAEAHLRPGGAFITKVFMGGDFKRYETQVRKRFEQVKVMRPEATRDRSFEVYITAKGFRPPRP